From a single Micromonospora sp. WMMD1102 genomic region:
- a CDS encoding GPR1/FUN34/YaaH family transporter, which produces MTQMSRSAQPSHDGHDGEFEFWRNHAQISLQPVAAPSILGLFGYAAATFVVATNLAGWYGNTATPTFLFPFAAMLGGLAQFLAGMWAYRARDGLATAMHGIWGAFWLSYGLLYLLISIGVLVQPTPFVALGFWFAALAAITWSGAFAALADNIGLTLVLATLAAGATCLAVGQIADISPWRTAGAYILIASSVIAWYTATAMMLEGTFRRVILPIGKLRGPNVPGREPRQVIQFMAGEPGIKVGQ; this is translated from the coding sequence ATGACCCAGATGTCACGTTCGGCACAGCCGAGTCACGATGGTCATGATGGTGAGTTCGAATTCTGGCGCAACCACGCCCAGATCTCCCTACAACCGGTGGCCGCGCCATCGATCCTGGGACTCTTCGGGTACGCGGCCGCCACCTTCGTCGTCGCCACGAACCTCGCCGGCTGGTACGGCAACACCGCCACGCCGACCTTCCTGTTCCCGTTCGCGGCGATGCTGGGCGGGCTGGCGCAGTTCCTCGCCGGCATGTGGGCGTACCGGGCGCGGGACGGCCTGGCCACCGCCATGCACGGGATCTGGGGCGCCTTCTGGCTCTCCTACGGCCTCCTCTACCTGTTGATCTCGATCGGCGTACTGGTCCAGCCGACCCCGTTCGTGGCGCTCGGCTTCTGGTTCGCCGCGCTCGCCGCGATCACCTGGTCCGGCGCGTTCGCCGCGCTGGCCGACAACATCGGCCTGACCCTGGTGCTGGCGACGCTGGCCGCCGGGGCCACCTGTCTGGCGGTCGGCCAGATCGCGGACATCTCGCCCTGGCGTACCGCCGGCGCCTACATCCTGATCGCCTCTTCGGTGATCGCCTGGTACACGGCGACGGCGATGATGCTGGAGGGCACCTTCCGCCGGGTGATCCTGCCGATCGGCAAGCTGCGCGGCCCGAACGTGCCGGGC
- a CDS encoding citrate synthase encodes MTDVKLDHPGGQLSIPVKPAVDGPAGIATGNLLKETGYVTYDPGFVNTAACSSEITYIDGDAGILRYRGYPIEQLAEKSSFLETSYLLIYGELPTTEQLGEFDEWIRRHSLLHEEMRRFFDGFPRDAHPMAVLSSAVSAISTFYQDSLDPFDREHVEISTVRLMAKVPTIASYAYKKSIGQAMLYPDNSLGYVENFLRMTFGVPAEPYEVDPVVARVLDMLLVLHADHEQNCSTSTVRLVGSSQANLFASVSAGVNALFGPLHGGANQAVLEMLDDIRTGGGDVPGFVRRVKDKEPGVKLMGFGHRVYKNYDPRAAIVKKAAQDVLARMNKPDPLLDLAMQLEEIALADDYFVSRKLYPNVDFYTGLIYKAMGFPTKMFTVLFALGRLPGWIAQWREMISDPETKIGRPRQLYTGAAERDYVPVEKR; translated from the coding sequence ATGACGGATGTCAAACTCGACCACCCGGGCGGCCAGCTGTCGATTCCGGTCAAGCCCGCGGTCGACGGCCCAGCCGGCATCGCCACGGGCAACCTGTTGAAGGAGACCGGGTACGTCACCTACGACCCGGGGTTCGTCAACACCGCGGCCTGCTCCTCCGAGATCACCTACATCGACGGTGACGCGGGCATCCTGCGTTACCGGGGCTACCCGATCGAGCAGCTGGCCGAGAAGTCCTCCTTCCTGGAGACGTCGTACCTGCTGATCTACGGCGAGTTGCCCACCACCGAGCAGCTCGGCGAGTTCGACGAGTGGATCCGGCGGCACTCCCTGCTGCACGAGGAGATGCGGCGCTTCTTCGACGGCTTCCCCCGGGACGCGCACCCGATGGCGGTGCTCTCGTCCGCGGTGAGTGCCATCTCCACCTTCTACCAGGACAGCCTCGACCCGTTCGACCGGGAGCACGTGGAGATCTCCACGGTCCGGCTGATGGCCAAGGTGCCGACGATCGCGTCGTACGCGTACAAGAAGTCGATCGGGCAGGCGATGCTCTACCCGGACAACTCGCTCGGGTACGTCGAGAACTTCCTGCGGATGACGTTCGGGGTGCCGGCGGAGCCGTACGAGGTCGATCCGGTGGTGGCCCGGGTGCTGGACATGCTGCTGGTGCTGCACGCCGACCACGAGCAGAACTGCTCCACATCCACGGTCCGGCTGGTCGGTTCGAGCCAGGCGAACCTCTTCGCCTCGGTCTCCGCCGGGGTGAACGCGCTGTTCGGCCCGCTGCACGGCGGTGCCAACCAGGCGGTGCTGGAGATGCTCGACGACATCCGGACCGGCGGCGGCGACGTGCCGGGCTTCGTCCGGCGGGTCAAGGACAAGGAGCCGGGCGTCAAGCTGATGGGCTTCGGGCACCGGGTCTACAAGAACTACGACCCTCGGGCCGCCATCGTGAAGAAGGCCGCCCAGGACGTACTGGCCCGGATGAACAAGCCGGACCCGCTGCTCGATCTCGCCATGCAGTTGGAGGAGATCGCGCTCGCCGACGACTACTTCGTCTCCCGGAAGCTCTACCCGAACGTCGACTTCTACACCGGCCTGATCTACAAGGCGATGGGCTTCCCGACCAAGATGTTCACGGTGCTCTTCGCGCTCGGCCGGCTGCCCGGCTGGATCGCGCAGTGGCGGGAGATGATCTCGGACCCGGAGACCAAGATCGGCCGTCCGCGGCAGCTCTACACCGGCGCCGCCGAGCGGGACTACGTACCGGTCGAGAAGCGCTGA
- a CDS encoding sulfatase-like hydrolase/transferase produces MAEPGTSAERPPELPGGAERPPDLPGGAERPPEVSGGVDEPAERSDPADRPEPVRRSAGRVEVRALVEIVALCGLVITQPLLDVTGKSPDFFLFHGAGRREILLLVAAYTLLPPLVLWGVGALLGLLARRLAGPARGRVVRAALHTGTLGLLLAALAIQVGKHLTPVRGAPLLLLAVLLGAAGAYAYRRWQVTGQVLRVAAAGPLVFVLLFVFASPASAVVLPGQRSGSGAGASGGGSPHPPVVMLILDEFPLTSLLDATGAVDARRYPNFARLAGESTWYRNATGVSGYTPYALPAMLTGRYPSEQQAPHHSRYPDNLFTAFAGPYQIQAQESITQLCPSRICPDRAAGSARGGLPTLLRESATLLEQIVSPSETGQRDPEASYREITRREAGEADAPPPPTDPQFRWGKLDENQPARFADFLATLRPTVRPTLHFLHLLLPHSPWNYLPSGIRYESPDGMPNDGDGWVELAHRRHLLQLEYTDRLLGETLRRLDETGLYDDALVVLTADHGVSFTPGVQGRGLGAVRQAPGEVLWVPLFVKRPGQRDGVVDDRNWEHVDLLPTVADLAGVRVPWQTDGTSALRTTRQPGDKHFYDQPGKPRTVPAGVFADVLAGRAHPVLPAQPRPELIGRSVAELPLGPEAGTVTVRNRADFDRIDQTGGRLPALVYGTVPDSVRNGTLLAVAVNGRVGAVAPVVAPDPGGQRFGALVPDESLFLPGRNTVDVFEVTETGTLRPLRG; encoded by the coding sequence GTGGCTGAGCCCGGCACCTCGGCCGAGCGACCGCCCGAGCTGCCCGGTGGGGCCGAGCGACCGCCGGATCTGCCGGGTGGGGCCGAGCGACCACCCGAGGTGTCCGGTGGGGTGGACGAGCCGGCGGAGCGGTCCGATCCGGCCGATCGGCCGGAGCCGGTGCGGCGGTCGGCGGGACGGGTCGAGGTGCGGGCGCTGGTCGAGATCGTGGCGCTCTGCGGCCTGGTGATCACCCAGCCGCTGCTCGACGTGACCGGGAAGAGCCCGGACTTCTTCCTTTTCCACGGCGCCGGCCGGCGGGAGATCCTGCTGCTGGTGGCGGCGTACACGCTGCTGCCGCCGCTGGTGCTCTGGGGGGTCGGTGCGCTGCTCGGGCTGCTGGCCCGCCGTCTCGCCGGTCCGGCCCGGGGTCGGGTGGTCCGGGCCGCCCTGCACACCGGGACCCTGGGCCTGCTGCTCGCCGCGCTGGCGATCCAGGTGGGCAAGCACCTCACCCCGGTACGCGGGGCGCCGCTGCTGCTCCTCGCCGTGCTGCTCGGTGCCGCCGGGGCGTACGCGTACCGGCGCTGGCAGGTGACCGGTCAGGTGCTCCGGGTCGCCGCCGCCGGGCCGCTGGTCTTCGTGCTGCTCTTCGTCTTCGCCTCGCCCGCCTCCGCCGTGGTGCTGCCGGGGCAGCGCTCCGGGTCGGGTGCGGGGGCGAGCGGGGGCGGCAGCCCGCATCCGCCGGTGGTGATGCTGATCCTGGACGAGTTCCCACTCACCTCGCTGCTGGACGCCACGGGTGCGGTCGACGCCCGCCGCTATCCGAACTTCGCCCGGCTGGCCGGCGAGTCGACCTGGTACCGCAACGCGACCGGGGTCAGCGGCTACACCCCGTACGCGCTGCCGGCGATGCTGACCGGCCGTTATCCGAGCGAGCAGCAGGCACCGCACCACTCGCGCTATCCGGACAACCTGTTCACGGCTTTCGCCGGCCCGTACCAGATCCAGGCGCAGGAGAGCATCACCCAGCTCTGCCCGTCCCGGATCTGCCCGGACCGGGCCGCGGGTTCGGCCCGGGGCGGCCTGCCGACGCTGCTGCGGGAGAGCGCCACCCTGCTGGAGCAGATCGTCTCGCCGAGCGAGACCGGGCAGCGCGATCCGGAGGCCTCCTACCGGGAGATCACCCGGCGGGAGGCCGGGGAGGCCGACGCCCCGCCGCCGCCTACCGATCCGCAGTTCCGCTGGGGGAAGCTGGACGAGAACCAGCCGGCCCGGTTCGCCGACTTCCTGGCCACGCTCCGCCCGACGGTCCGGCCCACGCTGCACTTCCTGCACCTGCTGCTGCCGCACTCGCCGTGGAACTACCTGCCCTCCGGGATCCGCTACGAGTCCCCGGACGGGATGCCGAACGACGGCGACGGCTGGGTGGAGTTGGCCCACCGGCGGCACCTGCTGCAACTGGAGTACACCGACCGGCTGCTCGGCGAGACGCTGCGCCGGCTGGACGAGACCGGTCTCTACGACGACGCGCTCGTGGTGCTCACCGCCGACCACGGGGTCAGCTTCACCCCCGGGGTGCAGGGGCGCGGCCTCGGCGCGGTGCGGCAGGCGCCGGGGGAGGTGCTCTGGGTGCCGCTCTTCGTGAAGCGGCCGGGGCAGCGCGACGGCGTGGTCGACGACCGGAACTGGGAACACGTCGACCTGCTGCCGACCGTCGCCGACCTGGCCGGGGTACGGGTGCCGTGGCAGACCGACGGCACCTCGGCGCTGCGTACCACCCGCCAGCCGGGGGACAAGCACTTCTACGACCAGCCGGGAAAGCCGCGTACGGTGCCGGCCGGCGTCTTCGCCGACGTGCTGGCCGGCCGGGCCCACCCGGTACTCCCGGCGCAGCCCCGACCGGAACTGATCGGCCGGTCGGTCGCCGAGCTGCCGCTCGGGCCGGAGGCAGGCACGGTGACTGTGCGGAACCGGGCCGACTTCGACCGGATCGACCAGACCGGCGGCCGGCTGCCGGCGCTGGTCTACGGCACGGTGCCCGACTCGGTGCGCAACGGCACCCTGCTGGCGGTGGCGGTCAACGGCCGGGTCGGCGCGGTGGCCCCGGTGGTGGCACCCGATCCGGGTGGGCAGCGGTTCGGCGCGCTGGTCCCGGACGAGTCGCTCTTCCTGCCCGGCCGCAACACCGTGGACGTGTTCGAGGTCACCGAGACCGGCACCCTGCGCCCGCTGCGCGGCTGA
- a CDS encoding class I SAM-dependent methyltransferase produces the protein MVAPPPVPATSTTIPDSPPRADPGSFRDPANRVLHAGGQVLRGLGPQAAQEWQALAGAEFFGRLLADGKVCGTETADPETLPASLAAQWTAVLRHERIPFVSYPYEWSFAMLRDAALLHLEILRAAVPAGFSTKDGSAYNLQWRGAEPVFIDIGSFEPARDGEPWAGYRQFCQTLLYPLLLQAHLGLDFQPWLRARIDGIEAGELRRLFGGTRRFRAGVLKHVHLHDAIQSRSAAASTGSVRKELKDAGFSRELVLATLRALEKLVGRLDWQPPESHWSGYRETCTYSADDRQAKERFVAEALAERDRSRLVLDLGANDGTYSRLAAGYADYVVAVESDPAVVDRLYRALRADGERRVLPLVMDLADPSPGGGWRGVERASFAARAEADAVLALAVVHHLAIGRNVPLPEIVDWLVGLLAAAEGGGRLVVEFVHPDDPMAVRLLANKPAGLFPDYTREEFERLLGQRCEIVRRLELPSGTRTLYLGIPRG, from the coding sequence ATGGTCGCACCACCTCCCGTGCCGGCAACGTCCACCACCATCCCCGATTCCCCTCCGCGAGCCGATCCCGGCTCCTTCCGTGACCCGGCGAACCGGGTCCTGCACGCCGGCGGCCAGGTCCTGCGCGGGCTCGGCCCGCAGGCCGCGCAGGAGTGGCAGGCACTCGCCGGAGCCGAGTTCTTCGGCAGGCTGCTCGCCGACGGCAAGGTCTGCGGCACCGAGACTGCCGACCCGGAGACCCTGCCGGCGAGCCTCGCCGCGCAGTGGACCGCGGTACTCCGACACGAGCGCATCCCGTTCGTGTCGTACCCGTACGAGTGGTCGTTCGCGATGCTGCGGGACGCCGCGCTGCTGCACCTGGAGATTCTCCGTGCCGCCGTACCGGCCGGGTTCAGCACCAAGGACGGGTCGGCGTACAACCTCCAGTGGCGGGGCGCCGAGCCGGTCTTCATCGACATCGGTTCGTTCGAGCCGGCCCGGGACGGCGAGCCGTGGGCCGGCTACCGGCAGTTCTGCCAGACCCTGCTCTATCCGCTGCTGCTCCAGGCACACCTGGGGTTGGACTTCCAGCCGTGGCTGCGCGCCCGGATCGACGGGATCGAGGCGGGCGAGCTGCGCCGGCTCTTCGGCGGCACCCGGCGGTTCCGAGCCGGGGTGCTCAAGCACGTCCACCTGCACGACGCGATCCAGAGCCGGTCCGCCGCCGCCAGTACCGGCAGCGTGCGGAAGGAGTTGAAGGACGCCGGTTTCTCCCGGGAGCTGGTGCTGGCCACCCTGCGGGCGCTGGAGAAGCTGGTCGGCCGGCTCGACTGGCAGCCGCCGGAGAGCCACTGGTCCGGCTACCGGGAGACCTGCACCTACTCGGCGGACGACCGCCAGGCCAAGGAACGGTTCGTCGCCGAGGCGCTGGCCGAGAGGGACCGGTCCCGGCTGGTACTCGACCTCGGCGCGAACGACGGCACCTACTCCCGGCTCGCCGCCGGGTACGCCGACTACGTGGTGGCGGTGGAGAGCGACCCGGCCGTGGTCGACCGGCTCTACCGGGCGCTGCGTGCCGACGGCGAGCGTCGGGTGCTGCCGCTGGTGATGGACCTGGCCGACCCGTCCCCGGGCGGCGGCTGGCGCGGCGTGGAGCGGGCCTCGTTCGCCGCCCGCGCCGAGGCGGACGCGGTGCTCGCGCTGGCCGTGGTGCACCATCTGGCCATCGGGCGCAACGTCCCGCTGCCGGAGATCGTCGACTGGCTGGTCGGGTTGCTGGCGGCGGCCGAGGGTGGCGGCCGGCTGGTCGTCGAGTTCGTGCATCCCGACGACCCGATGGCGGTCCGGTTGCTGGCCAACAAGCCGGCCGGGCTCTTCCCGGACTACACCCGGGAGGAGTTCGAGCGGCTGCTCGGGCAGCGCTGCGAGATCGTCCGCCGGCTGGAGCTGCCGTCCGGCACCCGCACCCTCTATCTCGGGATCCCGCGTGGCTGA
- a CDS encoding VOC family protein, with product MTPRLDAFGLVVADMARSLAFYRRLGLEIPVEADSAPHAEHTLPGGVRLMWDTVQTVRSFDPNWSPPDGAQISLAFRCADPAEVDSVFAAMTGAGHAAHLKSWDAPWGQRYAVLLDPDGNGVDLYAPLPPAPN from the coding sequence ATGACACCGAGACTAGACGCATTCGGGCTGGTGGTGGCCGACATGGCCCGATCTCTGGCGTTTTACCGGAGGCTGGGGTTGGAGATCCCGGTTGAGGCCGACAGCGCACCGCACGCGGAACACACCCTGCCCGGCGGGGTGCGGCTGATGTGGGACACCGTGCAGACGGTCCGCTCGTTCGACCCGAACTGGTCACCGCCGGACGGGGCGCAGATCAGCCTGGCCTTCCGGTGTGCCGATCCGGCCGAGGTGGACAGCGTCTTCGCTGCGATGACCGGCGCCGGCCACGCCGCCCATCTCAAGTCGTGGGACGCCCCGTGGGGCCAGCGATACGCGGTACTGCTCGACCCGGACGGCAACGGCGTCGACCTGTACGCCCCACTCCCCCCGGCGCCCAACTGA
- a CDS encoding helix-turn-helix domain-containing protein, with protein MYRERRSELPGAVVWTVTRAAAGPGRVLPDGCTDLIWSSRSGLLVAGPDTVAHVADGPAGERYVGLRFPPGTGPAVFGLPAHELRDRRVPLAALWPEPVVAGLAERVASADRPGQVLEAVAAARLAADGGPDPLAAPLTAGLAAGRDVGTTAEALGLGPRHLHRRSLALFGYGPKTLARILRLRRALALARAGTPAAEVAARTGYADQAHLSREVRSLAGVPLRQLLGPAGR; from the coding sequence GTGTATCGGGAGCGGAGGTCCGAGCTGCCCGGCGCCGTCGTCTGGACGGTCACCCGGGCCGCCGCCGGACCCGGACGGGTCCTGCCGGACGGCTGCACCGACCTGATCTGGTCGAGTCGCAGCGGCCTGCTGGTGGCCGGCCCGGACACCGTCGCCCACGTCGCCGACGGCCCGGCCGGGGAGCGGTACGTCGGGTTGCGCTTCCCGCCGGGCACCGGCCCGGCGGTCTTCGGGCTGCCGGCACACGAACTGCGGGACCGGCGGGTGCCGTTGGCCGCGCTCTGGCCGGAGCCGGTGGTGGCCGGGCTGGCCGAGCGGGTGGCGTCGGCCGACCGGCCCGGCCAGGTGCTGGAGGCGGTCGCCGCCGCCCGGCTCGCCGCCGACGGCGGCCCGGACCCGCTCGCCGCACCGTTGACCGCCGGGCTCGCCGCCGGGCGGGACGTCGGCACCACCGCCGAGGCGCTCGGGCTCGGCCCCCGGCACCTGCACCGGCGCAGCCTGGCCCTGTTCGGGTACGGCCCGAAGACGCTGGCCCGGATCCTGCGGCTGCGCCGCGCCCTGGCCCTGGCCCGGGCCGGTACGCCAGCCGCCGAGGTCGCCGCCCGCACCGGGTACGCCGACCAGGCGCACTTGTCCCGCGAGGTGAGAAGCCTGGCCGGCGTACCGCTGCGGCAGCTGCTCGGTCCGGCAGGACGCTGA
- a CDS encoding phospholipase D-like domain-containing protein encodes MATFAGRKIEAYVGPRELGAADDLETVVVDFIAGARESLDIAVQELDSEPIAQAILDARFRGVSVRMVLEQDYLRTAKLPKVSARPGEPEVDARHRAQWEPEPGSRSLEPNRRIVAALLRCDVDVKADYNPAIFHQKFAVRDYRQRAGARPAVLSGSANFTGTDCHRNLNHVVVFSDTRVCQEYADEFARLRQGRFGRGEHGRVPNAYNVGGVPVKVLFAPDHTPELEIMKQMLKATDRVDFAIFTFSGSSGIDDAMIALAAAGRTVTGAVDPGQGVQKWAATHDLDRANIALYAPIRSPAFGKLHHKLMVIDEAVVVAGSFNYTAPANQFNDENIFVLGSPYPDLPRREGGPSNLDRCAEIAAFFRAEIERIELAGQRFLGRR; translated from the coding sequence ATGGCGACCTTCGCCGGCAGGAAAATCGAGGCGTACGTCGGCCCTCGGGAGCTCGGCGCGGCCGACGACCTCGAGACGGTGGTGGTCGACTTCATCGCCGGTGCCCGGGAGAGCCTCGACATCGCCGTCCAGGAACTCGACTCGGAGCCGATCGCCCAGGCGATCCTGGACGCCCGGTTCCGGGGCGTCAGCGTGCGGATGGTGCTGGAGCAGGACTACCTGCGGACGGCGAAGCTGCCCAAGGTCAGTGCCCGGCCCGGCGAGCCGGAGGTGGACGCCCGGCACCGGGCGCAGTGGGAGCCGGAGCCTGGCAGCCGCAGCCTGGAGCCGAACCGGCGGATCGTCGCCGCACTGCTGCGCTGCGACGTCGACGTGAAGGCCGACTACAACCCGGCGATCTTCCACCAGAAGTTCGCCGTCCGCGACTACCGGCAGCGGGCCGGCGCCCGGCCGGCGGTGCTCTCCGGCTCGGCGAACTTCACCGGCACCGACTGCCACCGCAACCTCAACCACGTGGTGGTCTTCTCCGACACCCGGGTCTGCCAGGAGTACGCCGACGAGTTCGCCCGGCTCCGGCAGGGCCGGTTCGGGCGCGGCGAGCACGGCCGGGTGCCGAACGCGTACAACGTCGGCGGGGTGCCGGTGAAGGTGCTCTTCGCCCCGGACCACACCCCGGAACTGGAGATCATGAAACAGATGCTGAAGGCGACCGACCGGGTCGACTTCGCCATCTTCACCTTCTCCGGCTCGTCCGGGATCGATGACGCGATGATCGCGCTGGCCGCCGCCGGGCGTACCGTGACCGGGGCGGTGGACCCCGGGCAGGGCGTGCAGAAGTGGGCCGCCACCCACGACCTCGACCGGGCCAACATCGCGCTGTACGCCCCGATCCGGTCACCGGCCTTCGGCAAGCTGCACCACAAGCTGATGGTGATCGACGAGGCGGTGGTGGTCGCCGGCTCGTTCAACTACACGGCGCCGGCCAACCAGTTCAACGACGAGAACATCTTCGTGCTCGGCAGCCCCTACCCGGACCTGCCGCGCCGGGAGGGCGGGCCGAGCAACCTCGACCGGTGCGCCGAGATCGCCGCCTTCTTTCGGGCCGAGATCGAACGGATCGAACTCGCCGGCCAGCGCTTCCTCGGCCGGCGTTAG
- a CDS encoding LysR family transcriptional regulator: MDLDVRRLRVLHEVALRGGVTAAAAALHVTPSAVSQQLAQLAREAGYPLLERSGRGVVLTSAGQVLAGHAERILGAVEQAVTGLAVAHRRVAGTVRVGSFPSAAGALVAPAAARAMAAHPGLDVRVSEAEDGQSRLDLRSAVLDIAVLQEYDHVPGPATAELDRHPIATDPMHLITPAGWGRRTGRLADLADVPWVASAVSTPCGESTLHACHLAGFEPDIRHRAIDFALTLDLVAAGLGAALVPGMALRNVPAGVHVEPLVRPVTGRRIFAVTRPRGDGPVHPAIAAVLDELARVRPPAH, translated from the coding sequence ATGGATCTGGACGTCCGGCGCCTGCGGGTGCTGCACGAGGTGGCGCTGCGCGGCGGGGTGACCGCCGCCGCCGCCGCGTTGCACGTCACCCCGTCGGCGGTCTCCCAGCAGCTCGCCCAGCTCGCCCGGGAGGCCGGCTATCCGCTGCTCGAACGCTCCGGCCGGGGCGTCGTGCTCACCTCGGCCGGCCAGGTGCTCGCCGGGCACGCCGAGCGGATCCTCGGCGCCGTCGAGCAGGCGGTCACCGGGCTGGCCGTGGCGCACCGGCGGGTCGCCGGGACCGTCCGGGTCGGCTCGTTCCCGTCCGCCGCCGGGGCCCTGGTCGCCCCGGCCGCCGCGCGGGCGATGGCCGCCCATCCCGGTCTGGACGTACGGGTCAGCGAGGCCGAGGACGGGCAGAGCCGGCTGGACCTGCGCTCCGCCGTACTCGACATCGCGGTCCTCCAGGAGTACGACCACGTTCCCGGGCCGGCCACCGCAGAGCTGGACCGGCACCCGATCGCCACCGACCCGATGCACCTGATCACCCCGGCCGGCTGGGGCCGGCGCACCGGGCGGCTCGCCGACCTGGCCGACGTGCCCTGGGTGGCCAGCGCCGTGTCCACCCCGTGCGGCGAGTCGACCCTGCACGCCTGCCACCTGGCCGGCTTCGAGCCCGACATCCGGCACCGGGCGATCGACTTCGCGCTCACCCTGGACCTGGTGGCGGCCGGGCTCGGCGCCGCGCTGGTGCCGGGGATGGCGCTGCGGAACGTGCCGGCCGGGGTACACGTCGAACCGCTGGTCCGGCCGGTCACCGGTCGCCGGATCTTCGCGGTGACGCGCCCGCGCGGCGACGGCCCCGTCCATCCGGCCATCGCCGCCGTCCTGGACGAACTGGCCCGGGTACGCCCACCAGCGCACTGA
- a CDS encoding EamA family transporter, whose protein sequence is MRFAHRMQAVLVAALWGINFVVIEVGLRDLPPLVLTALRFVAAALPLVFLVPRPTARLRYVLGYGLVLGVLKFGVLFVAIDAGMPPGLASLVLQTQALVSVLLATAFLGERPSGTQLAGVLTGSAGIALLAVGAGGHATAIGFALTLVAAGSWALANVLIRTSGETRPLSLLVWSSLVPPLPLLGLAGVVDGPRVVLDAITGISWTAVLAVGYVGYLSTIVGWGIWNRLIGTYSVSRVAPFSLLVPIFGLAAAALLLGEPITGTELAAGAVVLVGLALVVRAPAQRDAGRSEAKAATRPLATPSARHRTAARGVGEGC, encoded by the coding sequence ATGAGATTCGCGCACCGTATGCAGGCCGTCCTGGTCGCCGCCCTCTGGGGGATCAACTTCGTCGTCATCGAGGTCGGCCTGCGCGACCTGCCGCCGCTGGTGCTGACCGCGCTGCGCTTCGTCGCCGCCGCGCTGCCGCTGGTCTTCCTGGTCCCCCGGCCGACGGCCCGGCTGCGCTACGTCCTCGGCTACGGCCTGGTCCTCGGTGTCCTCAAGTTCGGCGTCCTCTTCGTCGCCATCGACGCCGGGATGCCGCCCGGCCTCGCCTCGCTGGTGTTGCAGACCCAGGCCCTGGTCTCGGTGCTGCTGGCCACCGCCTTCCTCGGCGAGCGACCCAGCGGCACCCAGCTCGCCGGGGTACTCACCGGCTCGGCCGGGATCGCCCTGCTGGCGGTCGGTGCGGGCGGGCACGCCACCGCGATCGGTTTCGCCCTCACCCTGGTCGCCGCCGGCAGTTGGGCCCTCGCGAACGTGCTGATCCGCACCAGCGGCGAGACCAGGCCGCTGTCCCTGCTGGTCTGGTCCAGCCTGGTGCCGCCACTTCCGCTGCTCGGCCTGGCCGGCGTGGTGGACGGGCCCCGGGTGGTCCTCGACGCAATCACCGGGATCTCCTGGACCGCCGTACTTGCGGTCGGCTACGTCGGCTACCTCTCCACGATTGTCGGCTGGGGCATCTGGAACCGGCTGATCGGCACCTACTCGGTGTCCCGGGTCGCACCGTTCAGCCTGCTGGTGCCGATCTTCGGGCTGGCCGCCGCCGCGCTGCTGCTCGGTGAGCCGATCACCGGGACCGAGCTGGCGGCCGGCGCTGTCGTACTGGTCGGACTCGCCCTGGTGGTGCGGGCCCCGGCGCAACGAGACGCCGGCAGGTCGGAGGCCAAGGCCGCCACCCGACCGTTGGCGACACCATCTGCGCGACACCGGACCGCGGCACGCGGAGTGGGTGAAGGGTGTTGA
- a CDS encoding peptidoglycan-binding domain-containing protein codes for MPVKRLSSVLVGVIAAVALLLGVATVPAQASPNVGNIGMGSSNTAGVRCVQAGLNYVGGAGLTVDTIFGQATKRAVENFQRFFGLAVDGIVGKATGTTLIDMVNYKAGYPMWPHGGGCWSVIPTYS; via the coding sequence ATGCCAGTGAAGAGACTGTCGAGTGTTCTGGTCGGTGTGATCGCCGCGGTCGCCCTGCTCCTCGGGGTGGCCACGGTGCCCGCCCAGGCATCCCCGAACGTGGGCAACATCGGGATGGGTTCGTCCAACACAGCCGGGGTGCGATGCGTACAGGCCGGCCTGAACTACGTCGGCGGAGCGGGCCTGACTGTCGACACCATCTTCGGGCAGGCGACCAAGCGCGCGGTCGAGAACTTCCAGCGCTTCTTCGGCCTGGCCGTCGACGGCATCGTCGGCAAGGCGACCGGCACCACGCTCATCGATATGGTCAACTACAAGGCCGGCTATCCCATGTGGCCGCACGGCGGGGGCTGCTGGTCGGTCATCCCGACCTACAGCTGA